Sequence from the Ziziphus jujuba cultivar Dongzao chromosome 9, ASM3175591v1 genome:
GGAAAAACCATCTCTACCGATATCACTAAATTTTGAGTGGAAAGCAGCCCAAGTAGTTGTGCTTATAAATACAGAAAATGAAAAACTCTCCACAActctttaaatttcaaaatacccaacacaaaaatcaaaaacagaaaaaaaacagTCTCTAAAAACTCCCAAACCACCTCCTCCTCTGTTTCTCCGAATCTCTGTTCTGTGTTCTTCTCTGTTTCTCTAATATTTCACATAATTAAtcatcaaaaaagaaagaaaattaacccaaaaaaaaaaagaaaaaacaataatgagCTGGTGGTGGGCAGGAGCAATAGGAGCTGCAAAGGCAAGTATTTCCAATTccaatttctccatttttttaattttttttttttaatttttggtttgaaaaataatcaattgTTAGCAGAAAAAATTCGATTCCGACAATGCTCCGGCCAAGCACCACAGCGTGGCACTCGTCGTCGGCGTGACTGGTATCGTCGGCAACAGTCTCGCCGAGATTCTTCCTCTCTCCGATACACCCGGCGGACCATGGAAAGTCTACGGCGTTGCCCGCCGGCCTCGGCCTCCCTGGAACGCTGACCATCCAATCCACTACATCCAATGCGACGTGTCCGATTCCCAACAAACCAATGAAAAACTTTCCGACCTCACTGACGTAACCCACATCTTCTACGTCGCGTGGACCAGCAGACCCACCGAAGCTGAGAACAGCGACATCAATGGCAGAATGCTATTGAATGTGCTAAACACCGTCATTCCAATTGCTCCGAATCTACTTCACATTTGCTTGCAAACGGGTCGAAAACACTACATGGGTCCATTCGAATTGCTCGGAAAAATCAAACCCCATGAACCTCCATTTCACGAGGACCTTCCACGACTTAAAGTTCCGAACTTCTACTATACCCAAGAAGATATATTGCTCGCCGAGGTGAATAAGAAACAGGGCTTGACATGGTCGGTGCATAGACCCGGAGTGATATTCGGGTTCTCACCTTACAGCTTGATGAACATCGTAGTCTCTCTGTGCGCTTATGCCTCCATTTGCAAGCACCAAGGTCAGGCATTGAAGTTTCCGGGAAGTCAAGCAGCGTGGGATGGTTTCTGCGACGCTTCGGATGCTGATTTGATTGCGGAGCACGAGATTTGGGCAGCTGTGGATCCGTTTGCAAAGAACCAAGCTTTCAATTGCAGCAATGGAGATGTGTTCAAGTGGAAGCATTTGTGGGAAGTGTTGGCGGAGAAGTTTGGGTTGGAATATAGTGCAGAGTTCGATGTGAAATTGACATTGGAGGAGATGATGAAGGGTAAAGATTGGGTTTGGGATGAGATCGTGAAGGAGAAAAATCTGGTCCCGACCAAGTTGGAAGAGATTGGAGGCTGGTGGTTTGCGGATATTATTCTTGGACTAAATGAGTTGCACTTGGATAGTATGAACAAGAACAAAGAGTATGGTTTTGTTGGGTTTAGGAATTCAAAAACCAGTTTTGGTTCTTGGATTGATAAGATCAAATCCTATAGAATTGTTCTTTGATTTTGGTCACTAACGGAGTGCACGTTCTAGTATGTTGTAAATATGTTTATTTgtgctttttctctttttatttttattttgtttggatgTGGTAATAAAGTGTCAATTAGTAAAGGTAAATAAAACAGAGGTTTTACTTTATGAAATATACCGTTAGGCCTTGTGCTTGGAGATGGGCCAAGCATGGTGGTTGGCACATGGAATGCATGGGCCTCATGTGTGCCTGAGCTTGTGGCACACAATGCTGATGGAACATGACAAGTGAGCATTTGAGATTGGCCACCAGGTGCAATATCAAGCAAACATGCATTGGCCATGTTACTTAGCTTGGCATGATGTTAGGCATGATGGAGCATAAGTTTGGCATGGCTGCGGCATTGAGGGCCATGTCAAGGGCATTATGAATCCTCGAACTTATTGATATCTGAATCTGCCAAAACAgtaaatggctaaataagctttTTAAGAGGATGTCTCAGTGGTGCATGTTGGGCATGGCATAAGTTGACTCCCAGCATGCTTGGGACACAACATAGGCTTGTCCTAATGTGCCAATGTGTGTGGGAACTATGTTTTGTGGCTATTAACTTCCTCCATTGGTGTGCTTCGACCTAAGGAAAAAAGTTACACAAGTgaaactattatattttaaaattttttcatgatatattttttggtcTTTAGGTTTTCAAATGCAGATGGTTTTAGATTTAGACTTGGATAGAGATCTATTACAGATCTGAGTTACTAAGttgctgaaaaagaaaaatcttatgGTTGTCGACAAGAACCTCCATGATCACCAGTTGAGAAGAACCAAGCCCTCGTAGCTAAGAAGTGTTATATCTTGGGTCTGTTTAGTGTGAATGATTTtgggcttttattttattttgggctTTCAATTATTTGAATATCCCTTACGTTTTGATGATTGAGAAAATAATGGtttttgaattatataaaataatatttttgaaaagggTTGAGAGTTTTAAGGAAACACAACTTTGTGTTGAGAGTTTTTAGCTTTCACGTTCTTTTTCAGAGTTCTGGTTAGTTGGAAAAGGGTTTTGCAaagaaaaatagtttttgagATACAATATGAAaaaccagaaaaagaaaatacattaactatggtaaagtgaaggtacactgatagttcgaagagaaaagcttcagaggtgaTGTATCTGATAGCTTTTGTGTCTGTTGTATCCTAGGAGATGACCGCATTGGTCAGTAGAAATTGTCTTAACTagactgtggtaccacacaggcctcggtcaaGTTTCATCAAGAGCACATCACCATTAATAAGCACATATCAAGAAGAAGCCCTTATTATGACATCGTCAGGAAGAACTACAAATCGCCAACCGATTAGAAGAAAATGTTCGGAGTTTTAGAGCTAAAAAATAGGcttaaaaactttataagaGAAGGAGGAGTTGATGCGACAGCAACATTCTTacgtcttttttctttttcataatcaTGCTAGTTCAAGGCATTAAAGGAATAATGTTCATGGGATAAAGAATGATGATGGTGGCTTGGAGGTGAGGcctttaaaaaattttgttgattatttctCTACTCTTTTCCCTATTGTGGGTTCGATTTTGGATGACGAGATTTTCTTTGGTTCATGGTCATTTTATTGAAGCCACGAATGTGAATTTTGTAAACTGTCTATTAAGGAAGAAATTAGATAGAGTATTTTCCAAATGAATCCTTCTAAAGCTTTTGATAATGATGGTATTCTGACTTTGTTCTTTTAAAGATATTGGTTTATTGTGGGAGCGGATTTAATTGAAGCTTGTCCAAATGTCCTAAATCACAATAATGGTGTTGGGGTAATTAATCAAACATTAATTGTCTTAGTTCAAAGGTCAAGGATCAAGTGAGAGTTTCTAAAATTTAGATACAATCAATTTGTGTAATATGTGGTTTATGAAATTATTGGAAAAGCCATTATGAATCCTAAAAGGGAGTACTACTTATATTACTCAAGTGAGCAAAATGCTTTTATCTCAAGTCGccatgtcaggatccgtccagaattccttccccggaaccctagacagccctgatcccagggaaaccctaccggaccctccaaaggaaaatccgacagagcctcccctaagggatttacttaccacaaac
This genomic interval carries:
- the LOC107415767 gene encoding (S)-8-oxocitronellyl enol synthase ISY1; translation: MSWWWAGAIGAAKKKFDSDNAPAKHHSVALVVGVTGIVGNSLAEILPLSDTPGGPWKVYGVARRPRPPWNADHPIHYIQCDVSDSQQTNEKLSDLTDVTHIFYVAWTSRPTEAENSDINGRMLLNVLNTVIPIAPNLLHICLQTGRKHYMGPFELLGKIKPHEPPFHEDLPRLKVPNFYYTQEDILLAEVNKKQGLTWSVHRPGVIFGFSPYSLMNIVVSLCAYASICKHQGQALKFPGSQAAWDGFCDASDADLIAEHEIWAAVDPFAKNQAFNCSNGDVFKWKHLWEVLAEKFGLEYSAEFDVKLTLEEMMKGKDWVWDEIVKEKNLVPTKLEEIGGWWFADIILGLNELHLDSMNKNKEYGFVGFRNSKTSFGSWIDKIKSYRIVL